Part of the Mobula hypostoma chromosome 15, sMobHyp1.1, whole genome shotgun sequence genome is shown below.
TATCCTTCATGAGTTTCTAACCTTTGCTGGAGCTGCAAATAAATGTAATTGTTTCCCATGGTTAATGATATCGATATAACTAAGTCTGAAATGAAGCTTGACAGCAAAGCATGCTGGTCAGTTCCTATACTTAAACGGGATATCAGTAGTATAATCCATGTACTAAGATATGAATTTCACAGGCGAGAGACATAGCTAGATTTTGCAAAATGTTTCCACTAGTGGGAGAATGTCAAATGGGGGAAAATGGTACAAGATCAGGGATTAGATCTTGGTGGAACAGTGCAATATGGCCATCAATTCCTCCGCGATCTCAGGTTGTTATGACGTTTTCTTGGGGATAATATTCTTGTTAATTCCTGTGAAAGTTCAGTGTATTGAGCTGCACAGGCCATGGTATGCTTTTATAAATGCTTGAAATGTTTGTTATTCAAATTCACAAGGGCTGGGAAGGTAATCTGGCAGGAGGTCAGCCATAATAATTAACTGATTGATTAAAGCAATCAAAATCTGAATGAGTGATTTATTCATTATCATTAATTACTTAATTTTACTGTTATTTTTGTTTCAACAGGTGAACCTTGCATATGAGAAATACATGAAACCTCACTTTCAGGCAGCACAGTCCAAGTTGTAATGCATTTATCTGAATTTGTACTTATGTACATTTGCCTATTAAAACTTAATCAGATACAAGTTATTCACTTTAAATGTTAACAGCTTTATGAGTGTATTGACTGAAGTTTAATTGAATTGACAATTTCCAATATGCTTAAGTAAAATAAAATGAGAATTGTATTATTTTCAATAAATTACTTAAAACTAAGTATATTTCCTTAAAATGATGCCTTTGTTTAAAATATTCAAATGTTTCAGACGTTCTAGTCTTTTCATTAAATGAATCAAATGAATCAATAAAATAATGTTTTAAACAGTTTATTTCAAAAAAAGTCATTAGATATCAAATGTTTACATTGATCCCCTTCCCCTGTAGTTACGGATTTGAAAGGTCCACAAGTGTTAAATTTTTCACATTGAATATTCAAATAGATCAAAATACACTGCTGACTTTCCTGGAAAGCTGGTTGCTATTGCATGAAACCACCATAAGACTAAGACCAGCAAGATCAAACATTAATAATTTGAAATCCTACACAGCCAACTGCAGTTAGCAATGTTATTCTTAAATTTCAGACATTAAAGCAAAAGTTAAGTGAAAATTCTGTTTGCCAGCTGCACAAAGTTCAACACAGGTTTGATAGATTATGCCAAAGGTTCCCAACCTCTATGCTGTGGAGCCCTACCATCAACTGAGGGAGTCCacggaccccagattgggaacccctggattatGCTATGAATGGGATTTCATTCAGTTCTAAATAATCTAATGAAATTGGTTTGTAGTCTGGGATGGATCTGATTATGTATATTATTAGTAACACTACTTCATGTACACAACTATCATGGATGTTTAGAAGTAGATAATATTTAAAATGGCACTGAATATGGATGTAATACAAAGATGACATATTTCCTGTGGCCTAAAGACATGTTTATATTGAAATTTAACTACAAATTATCAAGTGATTCATGCAAAGGTTCAAGATTCATGTAGTAGTGTATAAGCAATACTGATTAGAACTACTATGTTCATCCAAAATCCTAGCTCTTCCCATTGAAATTACTATATGATACACGAACCTGCTGGAACATTTAAAGGCTCAACTTTTTGCTTAAAACTAACTTCCAAATACCTGTAGAGATGAATGCACATCTGTAAATTGAAGAATTTTGCAAAGAACATTATAAACAATGAAGCATCAGTGCAATGACTCATTCAAAATCTATACCACTGAAATGGGTTCGCATGCACTGAAAGAGCCACAAGAATGTTATCATCATATTCATCTGCACCCATACTTTCACAGACTACCTCAAAATATTTTGGACTTGCAGATATTATTTATAGAACAGCAAAGAACCATACTTTATTAAACTATTTATTTCATAAGGAGAACCAACAGAAAAGTACATCAGTATTAGAAAACAAAACCAGCAAGTGGTTTAAAATGTTAATCAAAATTTCAATATTACAGGAATATGCATCTTACACTCCATTTGAACAGAATTTGATTACAGTATGCACAGGAATATGGATATGTACAGAATATTACTGAGCTGCAGAACATGGTTACCTGGATATTCAAATAAATGTTTATCTATACAGCCATCCAATGCTGTCATGGGGTAGCTAGCATTTGGTACTGTGAAGATGCTCATTCATCAGTTTTCCGGGCTAGTCTGCAGAAAGTCCAGTTGTGTTCTACAGTGTTCTCATTTGCTCTCTCACTCATATGATGTACCCTCGTCATTCTAATAGTAAAGCCCTGCTTTGCAATGTATTCCATCAGATGAACACGAAGAGACACCTCCTGGTGATAATCACAGGGTCCAAATGTGAAGGACACCTGAAAATCTCTGGTATCCATCATGTGTTTGTTCCATTTTGTGAAATAGTTTGAGATACCCTCAAGGAGAGCATGCACTTTCGTTGTGATTGTCAATTGTGTTATTATAACAGCTACTGGATTGGAATATTTGGAAAGTTTGCGTGTGCTAGACAGTTCCACCACCTCCTCAAAGGTATCTAATGAATAAAGGGGCTTAGGGTCATTTAGACAATGAATTAAAGGTTCTATCTGATAAAAATCAGCCTCTTTTCTAAGGAGATCAATTTCTTTAAAGCCATGAGGTAGTGTCAGATCTGCTGTCCTTAGAAAGTTCAAGATGTATCTGAAGAGAGGTCCATCTCTATCAATGAAATAATTTCCTTGGGAGTCTTTGGCAGTGGGGAAATCTCCCCTGAACATTACACCCAACATGGAGTCTGGGTACCTCGTGAGAGTAGAAATTGATGTTGAATACAGATGTCCTCCAACATTAAGAGTGACTGGGTCACCCatctgaaaaaagaaaaaaaacaaaactagaACATGATAGAGTCGGAGAATTGTTTGAACTTGGAAGGGAAAATCTCAGACAAATGAATACATATAATAGCAATACAGCTGGTTTCAGTTCTCCATAGAGCCTCTTTCCCTACAGGTACATATCCAGTTCCCCTTTGAACACTACAATGCCTGTACGAACACTACAAAAGCCATGGTAGTACATTACAGGCCATAATGATCCACTGTAAAAATAATTACCCAGTTAGTGATTCCATATTTTTGCCGAATTATGCAAAATATATTTCACTTAACGTGCAAATATTTCATTCACAATTCATTGTGCTATTATACAACTCCCTTCACACAAAAACAACTAGTATTAAAGACCTAACCATAGAGCGCATAACATTGAAACATTTACTCCAGCTCTAACAGTACTAGAGAATTTGGGGGAAAAGTTTGTTTTTACCCCTTGACGTGATTAAATACCACTTTAGCAGTATTTCACATTGACAGGCTCATCTGACATCAGACTTAGTGCACATTAACGCCTACAATGCAATGTGCTGTATTTTTGCTTAACCAgcatagattgaatttaaaaaatgcaataaaGAGTACGAAAAGAAAACACATTCTGGTAACTAAATCATGTGGCCCATTTCTTTGATCAAAGTGCCTTAAAGGGACGGGAAAAATGCCAAATAGACCCAAAAGCTACATTAATACTAGCATACAAAGTTAAACAAAATTCATTTTACGGCGAACAAAAATAGAAGTTTCCCTCCTTACGTTTCATGGTAGAATTGATACTTGTGTGTTGCCGAGATAAACAAGATGTAGAACAAAATTAATCTTGCATTAACCAAAACAGAAACTTCGCAGCGTTACATAGAGGGGTTGCTAATTACATGTAGCTGAGACAAATAAAAGCAACAAATGGTTTACAATCTCGACTCTCTCCAAATATCTTAACGTTAGCAGAAAGACTGTGGTATCCGCGGCGTGACTGCCCGCTCAGCAGTTACCAGCGCCCGCAACCACACGGGTCAGCGATCAGTGCCAGGGGCAGATCGCTCCGTGTCCCCCTCGTCCGGCCAGCCGGCCGCCACGCAGCAGCTCCGCCTGAAGCCCCAGCGCCGCCTGCGGGCTCACTGCGGCCCGGGGCGTAGCTCCAATCCCTCCACAACCCTACTCACCATCTGGCCCCAGTCTCCATTATCCATCTGGCTGCGAAACTTTCAATCGCAGCCCCCGGAGAAGCTGGTCCGTCCCTCGGCAGAAGCGGTACCGACAGCCGCTCCGCGATACCGTCGTCGCGTTTTGAGTCTGCCTGGAACGGCAGACAGGCAGGCAGTAGAGCATGCGCTCTAGGCAGCACCGGCCAAATCATTAACAACAGCTGTGACTATTTGAACAGAGTACCACCATCATTCATAAAGGCAAAAATAAATTATCCTCGGGTGGGAAGTGTTCCGCAGAGTATGATTTAATGAAAAGTCATTGACGAGAAACCTTAACCATGTTTCTCTCTGCGCAGACCCTGCTGGTCTGCTGTGTACGCCTCGCATGAAATTTCAGCAACCAACAAAATAGACAAATATaagtttaaacacaagagattctacagatactagAAAAACCgtattgaacaacacacacaaaatgcttgaggaactcagcaagtcaagcagcatctcgtCTGGTACAAATGTATTTAAAAGCTGAAATCAGAGATGGTGAGAGTGACTGCCCTTGACACCAAGACAGCATCTGATCAAGAAGGGTATTAAGGAGCCTTGGTAAAATGATGAATCGGTAGGGGAAATTCTCTGATGAGTGGAATCATACCCAAGACAAAGGAGGATCTCTTATCAAGTTAAACAGGTTAGTTTCAAGACGTCACTGCACAAGAGAACCCATGGCAAGTGAGAAGGAGGTGGAGATGGGAGATAGGGAGCAGTGTTTGGAGAGAGTAATCGGAATTCAGCACACACACAGGAATTCAAATTTGGAGCAGATATAGACAACTGTTCTCCTCTGGCCTCCtcagccatttaataagatcatggctgatctgactggAACCTCAGTTCTATACTCGAAACCATCCATAGCAACCTTTCAGCCCTTAGCATATCATTACGAAAATATACTTAAACGTACCCGAACCAatagccatggatgaaccaggaggttcatagtctgctgagggctcgatctgtagcattcaagtcAGGCAGCCTGGGACTATACAAGAAAACAGGCACAACTTACAGAGGAACactcacaatatgctggaggaactcagcaggttaggcagcatctgtggaaaagatcggtcgatattttgggccggaacccttcgtcaggacatttgACATATGCACTAAACTTGTACCCCCCATTTTCACTGATTCACAAAGTTATACAGTTATACACTCCTTTATATAtactcctttactccctgtatacccacgactgtgttgccacccgCAGCTCCAATcttctaattaaatttgccgacgacactacattgattggcctaatctcaaacaataatgaggtggcctacaaggaagaagtcatctctctgacacagaggtgtcaaggaaacaacctctccctcaaaaacgaaggagctggttgtggattacaggaggaatggagacgggctaacccctattgacatcaatggatctggggttgagagggtgaacagctttaagttcctcggcatccacatcaccgaggacctcacgtggtctgtacacaccagctgtgtggtgaaaaaggcacaacagcacctctttcacctcagatggttgagaaagtttagtatgggcccccagatcctaagaactttctagaggggcacaattgagaacatcctgactggctgcatcactgcctgttatgggaactgtaccttccttaaacgcaggattctgcagagagtggtgcagacagcccagtacatctgtagttgtgaacttcccatgatgcaggacatttacaaggacaggtgtgtaaaaagggcccaaaggatcattgggaacccaagccatcccaaccacaatctattccagctgctaccatctgggaaatggtaccgcagcataaaagctgggaccaacaggctctgggacagctccttccaccaggctatcagactgatgaactcacgctgatttgagtgtactctatattatttacattgactgttctatttattata
Proteins encoded:
- the LOC134357096 gene encoding BTB/POZ domain-containing protein KCTD6; protein product: MDNGDWGQMMGDPVTLNVGGHLYSTSISTLTRYPDSMLGVMFRGDFPTAKDSQGNYFIDRDGPLFRYILNFLRTADLTLPHGFKEIDLLRKEADFYQIEPLIHCLNDPKPLYSLDTFEEVVELSSTRKLSKYSNPVAVIITQLTITTKVHALLEGISNYFTKWNKHMMDTRDFQVSFTFGPCDYHQEVSLRVHLMEYIAKQGFTIRMTRVHHMSERANENTVEHNWTFCRLARKTDE